A single window of Vigna unguiculata cultivar IT97K-499-35 chromosome 1, ASM411807v1, whole genome shotgun sequence DNA harbors:
- the LOC114182858 gene encoding putative disease resistance RPP13-like protein 1 yields the protein MAEGLLSCCQINMSEEELGTEFFNDLVARSFFQQSRHCASCFTMHDLLNDLAKSVSGEFCSQISDSLEINITKRTRHLSWSRKINIDDKFFEHVSKCNILRFMAFRWEFGRGGLINTDKQRVLFSTLKYLHVLSFNDCLLTKLVDDIGNLKLLRYLDISYTKIKTLPDSICRLHNLQTLLLLWCYHLAELPLDWNKLVNLRHLDMRMSGIKKMPNHIGRLKHLRTLTSFSIGKHDVNELGNLSNLQGTLSIFRLENVTDPADAVEANLKGKKHLDGLVLNWGDKFGRCNENEDSILERQVLEALQPNGNLKKLSILRYDGTSFPRWFGASHLPNLVSIALTESKFCFVLPSFGQLPFLKELSISCFYGIEAIGPEFCGNDSSNIPFRSLEILKFEEMSAWKEWCSFEGHSEEGQGLSCLKELSVRRCPWLRRDLPQHLPSLQKLEICDCQHLEDSIPKAASIHEIKLCLCEKLFLKDLPSSLKKATMYGTCIIESTLHQILVNNPFLEEMKIHNFHGPNKKWSSLDLRIHDSLVTLSITS from the coding sequence ATGGCAGAAGGTTTGTTGAGTTGCTGCCAAATAAATATGAGTGAAGAAGAGTTAGGCACTGAGTTCTTCAATGATCTGGTAGCAAGGTCATTTTTCCAACAATCAAGACACTGTGCTTCGTGCTTCACTATGCATGATCTTCTTAATGATTTAGCAAAATCTGTCTCAGGAGAATTTTGTTCACAAATAAGTGACAGTTTGGAGATAAATATAACCAAGAGAACACGCCACCTTTCATGGTCTCGCAAAATTAACATTGATGATAAATTCTTTGAGCATGTTAGTAAGTGTAACATATTACGTTTTATGGCATTCAGATGGGAATTTGGCAGAGGAGGCTTGATCAACACTGATAAACAACGTGTTCTATTCTCTACATTGAAATATTTACATGTGTTATCCTTCAATGATTGTCTTCTCACTAAGTTAGTTGATGATATAGGCAATTTAAAGCTTTTGCGTTATTTAGACATTTCGTACACTAAGATTAAAACATTGCCTGATTCCATTTGTAGGCTGCATAATTTGCAAACACTGTTACTATTATGGTGCTATCATTTGGCCGAGCTTCCCTTAGATTGGAACAAACTTGTCAACTTGCGCCATCTTGATATGCGTATGAGTGGAATAAAAAAGATGCCAAACCACATAGGAAGGTTGAAACATCTTCGGACACTGACTAGTTTTTCTATCGGGAAACATGATGTTAATGAATTGGGAAATCTCAGCAATCTTCAAGGAACACTTTCAATTTTTCGGTTAGAAAATGTCACAGATCCTGCGGATGCTGTGGAAGCTAATCTGAAAGGTAAAAAGCATTTAGACGGTTTAGTATTGAATTGGGGTGACAAATTTGGAAGGTGCAATGAAAACGAGGACTCAATATTAGAAAGACAGGTGTTGGAGGCTCTTCAACCAAATGGGAACTTGAAAAAGCTTTCTATTTTACGTTATGATGGAACTAGCTTTCCAAGATGGTTTGGTGCATCTCATTTGCCCAATTTAGTGTCCATTGCACTGACTGAAAGCAAATTCTGCTTTGTCTTGCCATCATTTGGGCAGCTTCCCTTTCTAAAGGAGCTTTCCATATCATGCTTTTATGGAATAGAGGCCATTGGTCCTGAGTTCTGTGGTAATGATTCCTCCAATATTCCTTTCAGATCTcttgaaatattgaaatttgaGGAAATGAGTGCATGGAAAGAATGGTGCAGTTTTGAAGGTCACAGTGAAGAAGGCCAAGGTTTGTCATGTCTCAAAGAGCTTTCTGTGAGACGTTGCCCATGGTTGAGAAGGGACCTGCCTCAACACCTTCCTTCTCTACAGAAATTGGAAATTTGTGATTGCCAACACTTAGAGGATTCAATTCCCAAGGCTGCAAGTATTCATGAGATAAAGTTGTGTTTGTGTGAAAAACTTTTCCTGAAAGATTTGCCATCCAGCTTGAAAAAGGCCACAATGTATGGAACTTGCATCATTGAGTCCACCCTCCACCAAATTCTTGTCAACAATCCCTTCCTTGAAGAGATGAAAATCCACAACTTTCATGGTCCAAATAAAAAATGGTCCTCTTTGGATTTGCGCATACATGATTCTCTTGTCACTCTCTCTATAACAAGCTAA
- the LOC114182941 gene encoding uncharacterized protein LOC114182941 has product MAPRPPPPLIPNPDSSHLLGENRSVAESSQAPPPRVQEWSLEDFLQHHPSRFDGKTTPDEADQWMRDMERIYDAKRCPAENRLAYSEYLLAREAVRWWSSMKMMLEDSRETVTWELFKKKFYAEYFPDNVRNAKEVKFLQLMQGEMSVSKYAEKFKHLGRFHTLKMAEDWQCRKFENGLRGDLKLMVAPLSIKEFPALVEKARVIEKLKAEVEAQQRSQQKVGGPSGSTSRHDDRRKPYSRPPPQGSRRFPPQPHPPQSYQHQSPQHHSHRP; this is encoded by the exons ATGGCACCTAGgcctcctcctcctcttattCCTAACCCGGATAGTTCTCACTTG CTGGGGGAGAATCGATCTGTAGCTGAATCTTCCCAAGCTCCACCACCACGAGTACAAGAGTGGAGTTTGGAGGATTTTCTTCAGCATCACCCGTCTCGCTTCGATGGCAAGACCACTCCAGATGAGGCAGACCAGTGGATGAGGGATATGGAACGGATTTATGATGCCAAGCGGTGCCCAGCAGAAAATAGGTTGGCTTATTCTGAGTATCTGCTAGCCAGAGAGGCTGTCCGTTGGTGGTCTAGCATGAAGATGATGCTAGAAGACAGCAGGGAGACTGTCACCTGGGAGTTGTTCAAGAAGAAGTTTTATGCTGAGTACTTCCCAGACAATGTGAGAAACGCCAAGGAAGTGAAGTTCTTACAGCTGATGCAGGGAGAGATGTCAGTGTCAAAGTACGCTGAAAAGTTCAAGCACCTAGGCAGATTTCACACTTTGAAGATGGCTGAAGATTGGCAATGTAggaaatttgaaaatggactGAGAGGCGATCTTAAACTCATGGTGGCTCCGCTCTCTATAAAGGAGTTCCCTGCTTTAGTGGAGAAAGCGAGGGTAATAGAGAAACTAAAGGCGGAAGTTGAAGCTCAACAACGGTCTCAGCAGAAGGTgggaggaccatctgggtccacaAGCAGACATGACGACAGGAGGAAGCCTTACTCTAGACCTCCGCCTCAAGGGTCCAGGAGATTCCCACCTCAGCCACATCCGCCCCAGTCATATCAGCATCAGTCTCCTCAGCATCACTCTCACAGACCATAG
- the LOC114176244 gene encoding putative disease resistance RPP13-like protein 1, with amino-acid sequence MAAECISGAFLAAVFQVTFDKLASRDIEDYFHRRKIKDKMLKKLEIVLNSINQVLEDAEERQYKSPNVMNWLNQLKEAMYEAELLIDEVANEASRHKLEAEFQPTTSKVRGFFKAFVNPFDIQIASRVEELLENIQFLASQKDMLGLRKGIFAGNEVGVSWKQSQQLPTTSLVDESNICGREEEKEEIIKILLSDNVTCNQVPIISIVGMGGMGKTTLTQLVYNDQRVLDQFDLKAWVYVSQDFDVVAVTRAILKALGSKAAEEKDLNLLQLQLKQRLMGKRFLLVLDDVWNEDYASWGVLQIPFIYGPSGSRIISTTRNEKVALIMNSSHLYHLKPLEKEDCWKLFSDIAFHDKDATKYPYLVSIGSKIVDKCGGLPLALKALGNILRVKFSQHEWVKILESDMWHLSDNEANINPALRLSYHNLPSYLKRCFAHCSIFPKGYEFDRDQLIQLWMAEGLLSCCQINMSEEELGTEFFNDLVARSFFQQSRHRASCFTMHDLLNDLAISVSGEFCSQISDSLEINITKRTRHISWSRKINIDDKFLEHVSKCNKLRCFVAFRWEFGRGGLINTDKQRDLFSTLKYLRVLSFNDCLLTELVDDIGNLKLLRYLDLSYTKIKTLPDSICRLHNLQTLLLLWCYHLVELPIDLHKLVNLRHLDIRMSGINKMPNHIGRLKHLRTLTSFSIGKHDVKELGNLSNLQGTLSIFRLENVTNPRDAVEANLKGKKHLDGLVLNWGDKFGRCNENEDSILERQVLEALQPNGYLKKLSVLRYDGTSFPRWFGASHLPNLVSIALTKSKFCFVLPPFGQLPSLKELSISCFYGIEVIGPEFCGSDSSNIPFRSLEILKFEEMSAWKEWCSLEGHNEEGQGLSCLKELSVRRCPWLRSALPQHLPSLQKLEICDCQHLEDSVPKAASIHEIKLRLCEKLFLKDLPSSLKKATMHGTCIIESTLHQILVNNPFLEEMKIHNFHGPNKKWSSLDLHIHDSLVTLSITSWYSSSLPFPLHLFSNLHSLLFHDCPHLESFPEGGLPSSLRKLEIERCPKLVASREKWGLFKLHSLTELRISDDFENVESFPEDMLLPPTLSVLYLIACSKLKKTNYRGFLHLKSLNSLYILYCPLLQSLPEAALSNSLSVLYIHECPLLKQRYQRDGKHWHKIHNIPSVIMS; translated from the coding sequence ATGGCAGCAGAGTGTATTAGTGGGGCATTTCTCGCCGCTGTCTTTCAAGTGACTTTTGACAAGTTGGCTTCAAGGGACATAGAAGACTACTTCCATAGAAGGAAAATCAAGGATAAGATGCTCAAAAAGCTAGAGATTGTGTTGAATTCCATCAACCAAGTGCTGGAGGATGCAGAGGAAAGACAGTACAAGAGCCCAAATGTGATGAACTGGCTTAATCAGCTGAAAGAGGCTATGTATGAAGCAGAATTGTTGATAGATGAGGTTGCTAATGAGGCGTCAAGACATAAGCTGGAAGCTGAATTTCAGCCTACAACTAGCAAGGTGCGAGGCTTCTTTAAGGCTTTTGTTAATCCATTTGACATACAAATTGCATCTAGGGTTGAAGAACTACTAGAGAACATACAGTTTCTTGCAAGCCAAAAGGATATGCTAGGATTAAGAAAGGGAATTTTTGCTGGCAATGAAGTTGGAGTCAGTTGGAAACAATCCCAGCAATTGCCGACTACATCCTTGGTGGATGAATCTAACATTTGTGGtagagaggaagaaaaagaggaaatcataaaaattttacTTTCTGACAATGTCACATGCAATCAAGTGCCCATAATTAGTATAGTAGGAATGGGAGGGATGGGTAAGACCACCCTTACGCAGCTTGTGTATAATGACCAAAGGGTACTAGATCAATTTGACCTTAAAGCGTGGGTCTATGTTTCACAAgattttgatgttgttgctgTCACAAGAGCAATTCTTAAGGCACTTGGGTCCAAAGCAGCAGAAGAAAAAGACTTAAACCTACTTCAACTTCAATTGAAGCAGAGACTGATGGGAAAAAGATTTTTGCTTGTTCTAGATGATGTTTGGAACGAAGACTATGCAAGTTGGGGGGTACTGCAGATCCCCTTCATTTATGGACCTTCAGGAAGTAGGATTATTAGCACCACTCGTAATGAGAAGGTAGCACTGATCATGAACTCCTCCCATCTATATCATTTGAAGCCATTGGAGAAAGAAGATTGTTGGAAGCTATTTTCAGATATTGCATTTCATGACAAGGATGCCACTAAATATCCATATCTTGTTTCAATTGGCAGTAAAATTGTTGATAAGTGTGGAGGATTGCCTTTAGCTTTAAAAGCATTGGGAAATATCTTGCGAGTGAAATTCTCCCAGCATGAATGGGTTAAGATATTGGAGAGTGATATGTGGCACCTATCTGACAATGAAGCCAACATTAACCCTGCTCTTAGATTGAGTTACCACAATCTTCCTTCCTATTTGAAGCGTTGTTTTGCTCATTGCTCCATATTTCCAAAGGGTTATGAGTTTGACAGGGATCAGTTAATCCAACTGTGGATGGCAGAAGGTTTGTTGAGTTGCTGCCAAATAAATATGAGTGAAGAAGAGTTAGGCACTGAGTTCTTCAATGATCTGGTAGCAAGGTCATTTTTCCAACAATCAAGACACCGTGCTTCGTGCTTCACTATGCATGATCTTCTTAATGATTTAGCAATATCTGTCTCAGGAGAATTTTGTTCACAAATAAGTGACAGTTTGGAGATAAATATAACCAAGAGAACACGCCACATTTCATGGTCTCGCAAAATTAACATTGATGATAAATTCTTGGAGCATGTTAGTAAGTGTAACAAATTACGTTGTTTTGTGGCATTCAGATGGGAATTTGGCAGAGGAGGCTTGATCAACACTGATAAACAACGTGATCTGTTCTCTACATTGAAATATTTACGTGTGCTATCCTTCAATGATTGTCTTCTCACTGAGTTAGTTGATGATATAGGCAATTTAAAGCTTTTGCGTTATTTAGACCTTTCGTACACTAAGATTAAAACATTGCCTGATTCCATTTGTAGGCTGCATAATTTGCAGACACTGTTACTATTATGGTGCTATCATTTGGTTGAGCTTCCCATAGATTTGCACAAACTTGTCAACTTGCGCCATCTTGATATACGTATGAGTGGAATAAACAAGATGCCAAACCATATAGGAAGGCTGAAACATCTTCGAACACTGACTAGTTTTTCTATCGGGAAGCATGATGTTAAGGAATTGGGAAATCTCAGCAATCTTCAAGGAACACTTTCAATTTTTCGGTTAGAAAATGTCACTAATCCTCGGGATGCCGTGGAAGCTAATCTGAAAGGTAAAAAGCATTTAGACGGTTTAGTGTTGAATTGGGGTGACAAATTTGGAAGGTGCAATGAAAATGAGGACTCAATATTAGAAAGACAAGTGTTGGAGGCTCTTCAACCAAATGGGTACTTGAAAAAGCTTTCTGTTTTACGTTATGATGGAACTAGCTTTCCAAGATGGTTTGGTGCATCTCATTTGCCCAATTTAGTGTCCATTGCACTGACTAAAAGCAAATTCTGCTTTGTCTTGCCACCATTTGGGCAACTTCCCTCTTTGAAGGAGCTTTCCATATCATGTTTTTATGGAATAGAGGTCATTGGTCCTGAGTTCTGTGGTAGTGATTCCTCCAATATTCCTTTCAGATCTcttgaaatattgaaatttgaGGAAATGAGTGCATGGAAAGAATGGTGCAGTTTGGAAGGTCACAATGAAGAAGGCCAAGGTTTGTCATGTCTCAAAGAGCTTTCTGTGAGACGTTGCCCATGGTTGAGAAGCGCCCTACCTCAACACCTTCCTTCTCTGCAGAAATTGGAAATTTGTGATTGCCAACACTTAGAGGATTCAGTTCCCAAGGCTGCAAGTATTCATGAGATAAAGTTGCGTTTGTGTGAAAAACTTTTCTTGAAAGATTTGCCATCCAGCTTGAAAAAGGCCACAATGCATGGAACTTGCATCATTGAGTCCACCCTCCACCAAATTCTTGTCAACAATCCCTTCCTTGAAGAGATGAAAATCCACAATTTTCATGGTCCAAATAAAAAATGGTCCTCTTTGGATTTGCACATACATGATTCTCTTGTCACTCTCTCTATAACAAGCTGGTACTCTTCCTCTTTGCCCTTTCCACTACACTTGTTTTCCAATCTTCATTCTCTACTTTTTCATGATTGTCCACATCTTGAGTCATTTCCGGAGGGGGGTTTGCCTTCAAGCCTACGCAAACTCGAAATTGAGCGTTGTCCCAAACTGGTTGCTTCTAGGGAGAAGTGGGGATTGTTCAAACTCCATTCTCTGACAGAATTAAGAATTAGTGATGACTTTGAAAACGTGGAGTCTTTCCCAGAGGATATGTTGCTACCACCCACTCTCAGTGTGCTCTACTTAATTGCATGttcaaagctaaaaaaaacaaactataGGGGTTTTCTTCATCTGAAATCTCTCAACTCCTTGTATATTCTCTATTGCCCTCTTCTTCAATCTTTGCCAGAAGCAGCTTTATCCAACTCTCTTTCTGTTCTCTACATTCATGAATGCCCTTTACTGAAGCAGCGTTACCAAAGGGATGGAAAGCATTGGCATAAAATTCACAACATCCCTTCTGTGATTATGTCTTAG